In one window of Pseudodesulfovibrio sediminis DNA:
- a CDS encoding DUF3800 domain-containing protein has protein sequence MMKFCYLDESGTGDEPIAVMLGVIVDSYRMRRTKNEWEKLLLGLSDKAKKPMQELHTRDFYRGNGIWRGVPGKERAEIIGEIFSWIKDRGHKIVYSVVDKDLFSDNFKNEELSSDINSLWQFMGMHICLQLQKFHQNEKKNKGNTVLVFDEEVREEARFLSAVKSPPEWTDSFYKKGKKQERLDQIVDVPYFCDSRDVSLVQLADFLCYFVRLYVEMSEGKTAEGYDGEKEKIASWVEPILALLISKSHIYPKIKKCPCSTMYRSYAPDCVL, from the coding sequence ATGATGAAGTTTTGCTATTTAGATGAAAGCGGGACAGGTGATGAACCTATTGCTGTAATGCTAGGAGTCATCGTTGATTCATATCGTATGCGTAGGACGAAAAATGAGTGGGAAAAATTGTTGCTAGGATTATCCGATAAAGCAAAAAAACCAATGCAGGAATTGCATACTAGGGATTTTTATCGTGGTAATGGCATTTGGAGAGGGGTTCCAGGAAAAGAGAGGGCTGAGATTATCGGAGAAATTTTTTCTTGGATTAAGGATCGGGGGCACAAGATAGTCTATTCTGTTGTCGATAAGGACTTGTTTTCAGATAATTTCAAAAACGAAGAGCTCTCAAGCGACATAAATTCTTTGTGGCAATTTATGGGAATGCATATTTGTCTCCAATTGCAAAAGTTTCATCAGAACGAAAAGAAGAACAAGGGTAACACCGTCTTGGTGTTTGATGAAGAAGTGAGAGAAGAAGCTCGCTTTTTATCTGCCGTAAAATCTCCTCCAGAATGGACGGATTCTTTCTATAAGAAGGGAAAGAAGCAAGAACGATTGGATCAAATTGTTGACGTGCCGTACTTTTGTGACTCAAGAGATGTGAGCTTGGTTCAACTGGCTGATTTCTTGTGCTATTTTGTTCGACTTTATGTTGAAATGTCGGAAGGCAAAACAGCGGAAGGATATGACGGCGAGAAAGAGAAAATAGCTTCATGGGTTGAACCAATTTTGGCCTTGTTGATTTCTAAGAGTCATATCTATCCGAAAATAAAAAAATGTCCGTGTTCAACTATGTACAGATCATACGCTCCTGATTGTGTGTTGTGA